A region of Alphaproteobacteria bacterium DNA encodes the following proteins:
- a CDS encoding ATP-binding protein gives MRRFDLSGHRPLIVIFLISPLLLSAFTYALYLHANQSRATQRRMIDAYEMVRLARAADSTSLNMQADERSYALSGSGEFLESYANDRAALTKHVESLKVLAAANPARAQNFDRVSADAALVIADIDARIERLKASGDARSTPEILHRSKEVMDDFRAALENLTAPEETLLREYRQPTVEADRQYSIALIIGTALTLGSIFLTYLTIIGLIAANRKSHDSLADSKETYRLILDGIKDGIYDYSPQTGKMSFSPSYHDLLGYDASELPDSLELVIALLHPDDRENALRAIGQFVRHEIPSYVSTFRLRHKDGSWRWILARGVGIWDERGVMERMVGTHTDITDQKTRNENSEQFDDDMSGVVYVISHDLRTPLVNLRGFTSEIERSLLEITPLLDKMIAKAQPTEEEAGKLHHAFKDDIPEAIDFIHTSVERMDRLTNNILDLARIDQREYERGQVDCQIVVNRCIENQSYEIRHRNVEIICERLPTVLTDAAAFEQILANILDNAIKYAMPNRKSVVKIRARQLPWETIFSVEDNGRGIAAQDKQKVFDIFRRAGNTTGVRGAGMGMAYVKAILRRLGGRIWFDSVLNEGSTFHFTIPAAKEERLRQAS, from the coding sequence ATGCGCCGCTTCGATCTTTCCGGCCATCGCCCGCTTATCGTCATCTTTTTGATCTCTCCCCTGCTGCTGTCCGCTTTTACCTATGCGCTCTATCTGCATGCCAACCAAAGCCGCGCGACCCAGCGCCGCATGATCGACGCTTACGAAATGGTTCGCCTGGCTAGAGCGGCCGATTCGACGTCTTTGAACATGCAAGCCGACGAGCGCAGCTACGCGCTGAGCGGATCGGGAGAATTTCTGGAATCATACGCCAATGACCGCGCGGCTTTGACCAAACATGTCGAGAGCCTCAAGGTTCTGGCCGCCGCCAATCCGGCACGCGCGCAAAATTTCGACAGGGTAAGCGCGGACGCCGCCCTAGTGATCGCGGACATCGATGCGCGAATCGAGCGTCTTAAAGCATCCGGAGACGCCCGCTCGACGCCTGAAATCCTGCACCGAAGCAAGGAAGTCATGGACGATTTCCGCGCGGCCTTGGAAAATCTCACCGCTCCCGAAGAAACGCTTCTGCGGGAATACCGGCAACCGACCGTTGAAGCCGACCGGCAATATTCGATCGCCCTTATCATAGGCACCGCCCTGACGCTGGGCAGTATTTTTCTTACTTATCTTACGATCATCGGCCTGATCGCGGCGAACCGGAAATCCCATGACTCCCTCGCCGATTCCAAGGAAACCTACCGCCTTATTCTTGATGGCATCAAGGACGGCATCTATGACTACTCCCCTCAAACCGGCAAGATGTCGTTCTCGCCGAGTTACCATGATTTGCTGGGCTACGACGCTTCCGAGCTTCCGGACAGCCTGGAACTGGTGATCGCCTTGCTGCATCCGGACGACCGCGAGAACGCCTTAAGGGCGATAGGCCAATTCGTGCGCCATGAAATTCCCTCCTACGTTTCCACGTTTCGCTTAAGGCACAAGGATGGAAGCTGGCGCTGGATACTCGCGCGCGGAGTCGGCATATGGGACGAGCGCGGCGTCATGGAGCGCATGGTCGGCACCCATACCGACATCACCGACCAGAAAACGCGCAACGAGAATTCGGAACAGTTCGACGACGATATGTCGGGGGTCGTCTATGTCATTTCTCACGATTTGCGCACGCCTTTGGTCAACCTTCGCGGATTCACCAGCGAAATAGAACGGTCGCTTTTGGAAATCACGCCTCTTCTGGATAAAATGATCGCGAAAGCCCAGCCCACTGAAGAAGAAGCCGGCAAGCTGCATCATGCCTTTAAAGACGACATTCCGGAGGCTATCGATTTCATTCATACCAGCGTGGAACGGATGGACCGGCTGACCAACAACATTCTTGATTTGGCGCGGATCGACCAGCGCGAATATGAGCGCGGACAAGTCGACTGCCAGATCGTCGTCAACCGCTGCATCGAGAATCAATCTTATGAAATCCGGCACCGGAACGTCGAAATCATATGCGAACGGCTCCCTACCGTTCTCACCGATGCGGCGGCATTCGAGCAAATTCTGGCCAATATCCTCGACAACGCCATCAAATACGCCATGCCCAACCGCAAGAGCGTCGTCAAAATCAGGGCGCGCCAATTGCCCTGGGAAACCATCTTCAGCGTCGAGGATAACGGACGCGGCATTGCCGCGCAGGACAAGCAGAAAGTCTTCGATATTTTCCGCCGCGCCGGCAACACGACCGGCGTGCGCGGCGCCGGCATGGGCATGGCTTACGTCAAAGCCATCTTGCGCAGGCTAGGAGGCAGAATTTGGTTCGATTCCGTTCTCAACGAAGGCAGCACGTTTCATTTCACCATCCCCGCGGCCAAGGAAGAGCGTCTCCGCCAGGCGTCATGA
- a CDS encoding YMGG-like glycine zipper-containing protein: MRALHVACCLSLISLIMLSACGDRPGERALSGGAIGAGAGAIGGALAGSPAIGAAIGGAAGAAAGGLTDKSQIDLGKPVWK, from the coding sequence ATGCGCGCATTGCACGTAGCCTGTTGCTTATCCCTTATCTCCCTCATCATGCTTTCGGCCTGCGGCGATAGGCCCGGCGAGCGCGCTTTGTCGGGAGGCGCGATAGGCGCGGGCGCGGGGGCCATAGGCGGCGCGCTCGCGGGCAGTCCCGCGATTGGAGCCGCTATAGGCGGTGCCGCTGGCGCGGCAGCCGGCGGTTTGACCGACAAGAGCCAGATCGATCTCGGCAAGCCGGTCTGGAAATAA
- a CDS encoding lipid A deacylase LpxR family protein, with protein sequence MKLYIAPLLAVLLSFLSMPAHAAADENLPAVDPWQFIPDLHFPEPNAPPPITPDLGRNPDEKGIFSLIWENDIIARTDRGYTNGARVGWLSSEKDTPQFAHWIANNLTMADKDSQKRVAIAVGQSMYTPEDLNNPNPSPDDRPYAGWLYGSFGIVSDNGRRLDNLVLTLGVVGPWSYAEQTQKFVHKNITGSRDPKGWDSQLHNEPGAILTYQRKWRSLYQFSPFGTGMDVTPNATVNLGNINTSGAAGMTFRLGYDLPADYGPPLIRPSLPGSDFFIPTKTFGGYLFAGFQAHAVARDIFLDGNTFRDSPHVDKNVFVGDLQAGFALTYGNARLSYTHVVMTPEFHGQTGLSQYGSLNVAMRF encoded by the coding sequence ATGAAACTATATATTGCCCCCCTGTTGGCGGTCCTTCTGTCCTTTTTGTCCATGCCCGCTCATGCCGCTGCGGATGAGAATCTTCCAGCCGTTGATCCCTGGCAATTCATTCCCGATCTTCATTTTCCCGAACCTAACGCACCCCCGCCGATCACACCCGATCTGGGAAGAAATCCCGACGAAAAAGGTATTTTCAGCCTTATCTGGGAAAACGATATCATCGCCCGCACCGACCGCGGCTATACCAACGGCGCCCGCGTGGGGTGGCTGTCCTCGGAAAAAGACACGCCGCAATTTGCTCATTGGATCGCGAATAATTTGACCATGGCAGACAAAGATAGCCAGAAGCGCGTCGCCATTGCCGTCGGGCAAAGCATGTATACGCCCGAAGACCTCAACAATCCCAATCCAAGCCCTGATGACCGTCCTTATGCGGGATGGCTATACGGCTCTTTCGGCATCGTCTCGGACAACGGCCGGAGGCTGGACAATCTCGTTCTCACTTTGGGCGTCGTCGGTCCCTGGTCGTACGCCGAGCAAACCCAGAAATTCGTCCATAAGAATATTACCGGCTCGCGCGATCCGAAAGGATGGGACTCGCAATTGCATAATGAGCCGGGCGCGATCCTCACCTATCAGCGCAAATGGCGCAGCCTGTATCAATTCTCGCCTTTCGGAACCGGCATGGACGTCACGCCGAACGCAACGGTCAATCTCGGCAATATCAACACCAGCGGCGCGGCAGGGATGACGTTCCGCCTCGGCTATGATCTTCCCGCGGATTACGGGCCGCCGCTCATCCGCCCAAGCCTGCCGGGGTCGGACTTCTTTATTCCGACCAAAACGTTCGGCGGCTACCTGTTCGCAGGCTTTCAGGCCCACGCCGTCGCGCGCGATATTTTCCTCGATGGCAATACGTTCCGGGATAGCCCTCATGTGGACAAGAATGTCTTCGTCGGCGACTTGCAGGCTGGATTCGCCCTCACTTACGGCAATGCGCGCCTGTCTTATACGCATGTCGTCATGACGCCCGAATTCCATGGCCAAACGGGATTGTCTCAATACGGATCTCTTAACGTGGCCATGCGCTTTTAA
- a CDS encoding response regulator transcription factor — protein MPEKKNTLLVIDDEPQIRKMLNIFLDASDFKIEESDSGRQGMRMVASIKPNLVLLDLGLPDIDGKEVVASIRQWSQVPIIILSVRSADDEIAAALNLGADDYVVKPFNPSVLLARINANLRKTAVRAAGEPELINGPVRMDLVRHEIFVNGEKIPFTPREYDLLRYFLINRGKMLTHKQILKEVWGPAHGEDTQYLRVYVGQVREKIEESSGSPRLIITEPGIGYRMETFEDPIPQSSAA, from the coding sequence ATGCCAGAAAAGAAAAACACCCTTCTCGTCATTGATGACGAACCGCAGATCCGGAAAATGCTGAACATTTTCCTCGACGCCTCGGATTTCAAGATAGAAGAAAGCGATTCCGGAAGACAAGGAATGCGCATGGTGGCGTCCATCAAGCCGAACCTGGTGCTGCTCGATCTCGGCCTGCCCGATATCGACGGCAAGGAAGTCGTCGCCTCCATCCGTCAATGGTCGCAGGTTCCGATCATCATCCTGTCCGTTCGGTCGGCGGACGATGAGATCGCCGCCGCGCTGAATCTCGGCGCGGACGATTATGTGGTGAAGCCGTTCAATCCGAGCGTGCTCCTCGCCCGCATCAACGCCAATCTTCGCAAGACCGCCGTGCGCGCCGCCGGCGAGCCGGAACTTATCAACGGACCGGTGCGCATGGATTTGGTGCGGCACGAGATTTTCGTCAATGGCGAAAAAATTCCGTTCACGCCCAGGGAATATGATCTGCTGCGTTATTTCCTCATCAATCGCGGCAAGATGCTGACGCATAAGCAGATCTTGAAAGAAGTGTGGGGTCCGGCCCACGGCGAGGATACCCAGTATCTCCGCGTGTATGTCGGACAGGTTCGGGAAAAAATCGAAGAGAGTTCAGGCTCCCCTCGCCTCATTATCACCGAACCCGGCATCGGCTATCGCATGGAAACATTCGAGGATCCGATTCCGCAGTCTTCGGCGGCCTAA